A window of Mucilaginibacter sp. PAMC 26640 contains these coding sequences:
- a CDS encoding ribose-5-phosphate isomerase, which produces MKTAFKIAIGADHAGFEYKQALLGMFDHITFKDFGTYSTASADYPDFAHAVASAVESGEFDFGFLLCGSANGVAMTANKHQNIRAAICWKEDVAIPARTHNDANVLCIPARHVTLEEAKTIITRFLSEEFEGGRHARRVEKIGC; this is translated from the coding sequence ATGAAAACAGCGTTTAAGATAGCCATTGGTGCAGACCATGCCGGCTTTGAATATAAACAGGCCCTGTTAGGCATGTTTGATCATATCACTTTTAAGGATTTTGGAACCTACTCTACTGCATCTGCCGACTATCCCGATTTTGCCCATGCAGTAGCTTCTGCTGTTGAAAGCGGTGAATTCGATTTTGGTTTCCTGCTTTGCGGCAGCGCCAATGGTGTGGCCATGACAGCTAACAAACACCAAAATATCCGGGCAGCGATCTGCTGGAAAGAAGACGTTGCCATCCCGGCACGTACCCACAATGATGCCAATGTGTTGTGTATCCCTGCCCGCCATGTTACGCTTGAGGAAGCAAAAACAATCATAACAAGATTTTTAAGCGAAGAATTTGAGGGCGGCCGCCATGCAAGGCGTGTGGAAAAAATAGGCTGCTAA